One segment of Argiope bruennichi chromosome 11, qqArgBrue1.1, whole genome shotgun sequence DNA contains the following:
- the LOC129957141 gene encoding uncharacterized protein LOC129957141 has protein sequence MSLLESLQSLSLSKGNTERSYYYLKFQNDIQVIFDEICTSKGIARVNITIMKGSIYLKGDYFIPLKSNETFQLNCQELLEKLKNLSCVLSVEIDTNFNLLLCVKRTVVYQDILSQISEISSNYGMFEKNKSVLIFIDKGKLDCCDSLRNTLLAEHIISLLGANKVEVFYFEDRRDSSSGYPNSTRLPCSRNCLSLNDVCEDLEFKINNSKWKIDSEIMDCLCMDVEKYIKENCLQQKYGKVISRITLSNNNLYEDLYRTAFIKHLLIDHMTKIPDFILYIGSQSHSIQIYKSGILLEMLEELTSTQVYIFNQNARFKDENKLSADDLVLAYKSEVEKAMEHKYGEFTTTDKTWSKRIESLVDSAVKFEFLKVNHNSILNLKHPGSQSGGKSCGIFVQYNFARLSNLFRNFEAKVKESYYQPLQLLEEVDFNLLKLEEEWNLFHFVLSFPQVVKTLLESLLSKENKKARFYFNKICIMLQDLCRYLSLYYSKIRILSGPQIHLQKVMNARLWLLKGIYQVFVNSFSLLNINGLDLM, from the coding sequence atgtctttattagaaagtttacAATCGCTGAGTTTGTCCAAGGGTAATACTGAGCGCTcgtattattacttaaaatttcaaaatgatatccaagtcatttttgatgaaatctgTACCAGCAAAGGCATCGCTCGTGTTAATATAACCATTATGAAGGGAAGTATATATTTGAAAGGtgattattttattcctttaaaaagtaATGAGACTTTTCAACTGAATTGTCAAGAACTACTGgaaaagttaaagaatttatCATGTGTTCTTAGTGTTGAAATTgatacaaatttcaatttattactttGTGTGAAACGAACTGTTGTGTACCAAGATATCTTAAGTCAGATATCGGAAATTTCATCTAATTATGGTATGTTTGAGAAAAATAAGTCTGtgcttatttttattgataaaggaAAGCTGGATTGCTGCGATTCTCTTCGAAATACTTTACTGGCTGAACATATAATTTCACTTCTTGGAGCGAACAAAGTAGAAGTGTTTTATTTTGAGGATAGGCGTGATTCCTCTAGTGGGTATCCAAATAGCACCAGGCTTCCTTGTTCCAGGAATTGCTTATCTCTGAATGATGTTTGTGAGGATTtggagtttaaaataaataattctaaatggaaaattgattctgaaattatGGACTGCCTCTGTATGGATGttgaaaagtatataaaagaaaactgtCTTCAGCAAAAATATGGAAAAGTTATATCTAGAATTActttatctaataataatttatatgaagatTTATACAGGACAGCCTTCATCAAGCATTTGCTGATAGATCACATGACCAAAATACCTGATTTTATTCTATACATTGGATCACAGAGTCatagtatacaaatttataaatcagGAATACTGTTAGAAATGTTAGAAGAACTTACCAGTAcacaagtttatatttttaatcagaatgctcgttttaaagatgaaaataagtTATCTGCAGATGATTTAGTTCTTGCTTATAAGTCTGAAGTTGAGAAAGCCATGGAGCATAAGTATGGGGAATTTACAACAACAGACAAAACATGGAGTAAGCGTATTGAATCATTAGTGGATAGTGCtgtaaaatttgagtttttaaaagtaaaccaTAATAGCATCTTGAATTTAAAACATCCTGGCAGTCAGAGTGGAGGGAAAAGTTGTGGAATTTTTGTTCAGTATAACTTTGCTCGactttctaatttatttagaaattttgaggCTAAAGTAAAAGAATCTTATTACCAGCCCTTACAGCTCTTAGAAGAAGTtgattttaaccttttaaaattagaagaggaatggaatttatttcattttgtattgtcATTTCCACAAGTTGTGAAAACTCTTTTAGAATCCCTTTTGTCTAAAGAGAATAAAAAGGCAcggttttattttaacaaaatctgtATCATGCTACAAGATTTGTGTCGATATTTGAGCTTGTACTATAGTAAAATTCGTATATTATCTGGGCCACAAATTCACCTACAAAAAGTGATGAATGCAAGACTGTGGTTATTGAAAGGCATCTATCAGgtttttgttaattcattttctttgttgAATATTAATGGTTTGGATCTGATGTAA